From the genome of Gilliamella sp. wkB7, one region includes:
- the murC gene encoding UDP-N-acetylmuramate--L-alanine ligase — MNTKELAELRAIIPQMKRVKHIHFVGIGGAGMGGIAEVLANEGYQISGSDIAENAVTQHLKTLGAKIVIGHAAENVLNSSVVVISSAISQDNIEVIAAREARIPVIQRAEMLAELMRFRYGIAIAGTHGKTTTTAMVTAIYAEAKLDPTFVNGGLVKAAGTHARLGSSRYFIAEADESDASFLHLQPMVSIVTNIEPDHMDTYNGSVDNLKQTFISFLRNLPFYGLAVMCYDDPINRELLPIVGRKIITYGFNEEADVVIKNYRQERGVSYYTVCRPDREDLQIELNAPGKHNALNSAAAIIAATEDGIDDESIVKALAKFAGTSRRFDLLGIFPNSDGGDIMMVDDYGHHPSEVNATIQAARNGWPDRRLVMLFQPHRYTRTRDLFDDFAQVLSQVDALVMLDVYSAGEQPIAGADSRSLCRTIRNRGKVDPIYVSDLNLLPEIMQEILKGGDLLLTQGAGSVGRVARQLANTQLFTKEEL; from the coding sequence GTGAATACTAAGGAATTAGCTGAATTAAGGGCAATTATTCCCCAAATGAAACGTGTCAAGCATATCCATTTTGTTGGAATTGGTGGCGCAGGAATGGGGGGGATTGCTGAGGTTCTAGCTAATGAAGGGTACCAAATTAGTGGTTCAGACATTGCTGAAAATGCGGTTACTCAACACTTAAAAACATTAGGCGCAAAAATTGTTATTGGGCATGCTGCTGAAAATGTTCTTAATTCAAGTGTTGTCGTTATTTCTTCAGCCATTTCACAAGATAATATTGAAGTAATCGCAGCTCGTGAAGCTCGTATACCTGTTATTCAAAGAGCAGAAATGTTAGCTGAATTGATGCGTTTTCGATATGGTATAGCAATCGCTGGTACTCATGGTAAAACCACAACAACAGCAATGGTGACAGCCATTTATGCTGAGGCAAAACTTGATCCCACATTTGTTAATGGTGGTTTAGTTAAAGCCGCTGGAACACATGCAAGATTAGGTAGTAGCCGTTATTTTATTGCAGAAGCAGATGAGAGTGATGCCTCATTTCTTCATTTACAACCGATGGTATCTATAGTAACAAATATAGAGCCTGACCATATGGATACTTATAACGGTAGTGTTGATAATCTTAAACAGACATTTATTTCGTTTTTGCGTAATCTTCCGTTTTATGGTTTAGCTGTTATGTGTTATGACGATCCCATTAATCGTGAATTATTGCCGATTGTTGGACGTAAAATCATTACTTATGGATTCAATGAAGAGGCAGATGTCGTTATTAAAAATTATCGTCAGGAAAGAGGTGTAAGTTATTACACCGTTTGTCGTCCTGACCGTGAAGATTTACAAATTGAGTTAAATGCACCAGGAAAACATAATGCCCTAAATTCAGCGGCCGCTATTATTGCTGCAACTGAAGATGGTATTGATGATGAATCGATTGTAAAAGCATTAGCTAAATTTGCAGGTACTAGCCGACGTTTTGATTTACTAGGTATTTTCCCTAATTCGGATGGAGGCGATATCATGATGGTTGATGATTATGGTCATCATCCAAGTGAAGTTAATGCAACAATTCAAGCAGCAAGAAATGGTTGGCCTGATCGTAGATTAGTAATGTTATTCCAACCACATCGATATACACGTACTCGAGATTTATTTGATGATTTTGCACAAGTATTATCACAAGTTGATGCACTTGTCATGTTAGATGTCTATTCTGCTGGTGAGCAACCAATTGCTGGTGCTGATAGTCGTTCATTATGTCGTACTATTCGCAATCGAGGTAAAGTTGATCCAATTTATGTGTCTGATTTAAATTTATTACCTGAAATTATGCAAGAAATATTAAAAGGTGGTGATCTTTTATTGACACAAGGTGCAGGTAGTGTTGGTCGAGTAGCACGTCAGTTGGCCAATACTCAATTATTTACAAAAGAGGAATTATAA
- a CDS encoding autotransporter family protein, translating to MKIRLISFLITTVFGASYAQAYNYDASTDIKLPFNQINERYFLTNTSNLPINITTSDNLTVNSEGSFHLGFTGKTATEPASIANGDINMKVNGNFHIYNDTWIGKFDTKFFTEYLGLHADFPYDPVDHNIDLHVTGDINVELGADKKRGGLMILSGNVMGTGPITTGKTTVKVDGDTNIRSGDNHLAGTSSSPAKLITRSFNITGGDIEIIGAKTVLETTNNDIQKSSVVIGKTGKMIIMRGGTVDLSHGGNFDVIDKGILTASRGDGFVKLSSNGQLNIDKKATIESTKGSLYISDQHNNTSHLNIAGTINFGLSDTKQYNTIHGDNVNILSSAKISATDDFIKNSLKYISSEINATVLSANNSLNISNIKDGETKALIQNIYGDLNFKKIGNELKFVNANNVTDFSNVQNAKLAAERQISRYYEQVGTKVKNIAKGFAQNLAKVSYQSLYNTSTNGNVSSDKSLAGDLNWDILAAIGRGNLAIENKNTPLYFNRNLAGLYNNNHGLHLTEIAMSSFNYTRNTLNKHIEQFDQTNKGMEDNLWINLINHHQSANNYQGISGYKYTSNGFIVGYDKQIIDNFLVGTTFSYTSGKYKDKAASSNDSDINNYQIQLYSGYRFSNNITTSAYVGYTYGKNHLDSHDNYYSINEKFHSNTWNVGSTIGYNWQVQEKLTLIPSISLNYLYTENSSHNASYNKIDLVKYGKASNSAFLIPMDMTIDYSIFKDQDNQISLRAKTGYIVNLSHNEFDSDITINGVNGLAKMSAHTANRSNNQYNLGLGLTYHYNLFDFNIDYQYYGESKKNSNYITALAKFGF from the coding sequence ATGAAAATCAGACTTATTTCTTTTCTAATAACAACGGTATTTGGCGCAAGTTATGCTCAAGCATATAATTATGATGCATCAACAGATATAAAGTTGCCCTTTAACCAGATCAATGAACGCTATTTTCTAACAAACACCAGTAATCTACCTATCAATATTACGACATCTGATAACTTGACCGTTAATAGTGAAGGATCATTTCATCTTGGTTTTACCGGTAAAACCGCAACAGAACCTGCTTCGATTGCTAACGGTGATATCAATATGAAAGTTAACGGTAATTTTCATATTTATAATGATACTTGGATTGGCAAATTCGATACAAAGTTTTTTACTGAGTATTTAGGGTTACATGCTGATTTTCCATATGATCCTGTTGATCATAATATTGATTTGCATGTAACTGGAGACATTAATGTCGAATTAGGCGCTGACAAAAAAAGAGGCGGACTCATGATTTTATCTGGTAATGTCATGGGAACAGGTCCTATAACTACTGGAAAAACAACAGTGAAAGTAGATGGTGATACCAATATCCGTAGTGGTGATAACCATTTAGCGGGAACATCATCATCGCCAGCAAAACTAATTACACGTAGTTTTAATATAACGGGTGGCGATATAGAAATTATCGGCGCTAAAACAGTATTAGAAACGACTAATAATGATATTCAAAAATCTTCTGTTGTAATAGGTAAAACCGGAAAAATGATCATTATGCGCGGAGGTACTGTTGATTTAAGTCATGGTGGTAACTTTGATGTTATTGATAAAGGTATATTAACTGCTAGTAGAGGGGATGGTTTTGTTAAACTTTCATCTAATGGACAACTTAATATTGATAAAAAAGCCACAATTGAGTCAACTAAAGGTTCGCTATATATAAGCGATCAACATAATAATACCTCTCATCTGAATATTGCTGGAACCATTAATTTTGGTCTATCAGATACCAAACAATATAATACTATTCATGGAGATAATGTTAATATTCTATCTTCCGCTAAAATCTCTGCAACTGATGACTTTATTAAAAATAGTCTTAAATACATTTCCTCTGAAATAAATGCCACCGTATTATCTGCAAATAATTCCTTAAATATTTCTAATATTAAAGATGGCGAAACTAAAGCGCTAATTCAAAATATTTATGGTGACCTAAACTTTAAAAAAATTGGAAATGAACTCAAATTTGTTAATGCAAATAATGTCACCGACTTTAGTAATGTACAAAATGCCAAATTGGCAGCAGAACGACAAATTTCTCGTTACTACGAGCAAGTTGGAACAAAAGTTAAAAATATTGCCAAAGGTTTTGCACAAAATTTAGCAAAAGTATCCTACCAATCACTTTACAATACATCCACAAATGGCAATGTAAGTTCGGATAAATCTTTAGCTGGAGATTTAAATTGGGATATTCTAGCAGCCATAGGAAGAGGAAATTTGGCTATTGAAAATAAAAATACTCCATTATATTTCAATCGGAATTTAGCAGGATTATATAATAATAATCATGGGTTGCATTTAACAGAAATCGCAATGAGTTCGTTTAATTATACTCGAAACACATTAAATAAACATATTGAACAATTTGATCAAACTAACAAAGGAATGGAGGATAATCTTTGGATAAATTTAATTAATCATCATCAGAGTGCAAATAATTACCAAGGTATCTCAGGATACAAATATACTTCTAATGGTTTCATCGTGGGATATGATAAACAAATAATAGATAATTTTTTAGTTGGCACAACATTTAGTTATACTTCGGGTAAATATAAAGATAAAGCGGCATCCTCAAATGATTCTGATATAAATAATTATCAGATCCAATTATATTCTGGTTATCGTTTTTCTAATAATATTACTACTTCTGCTTATGTTGGCTATACTTATGGAAAAAATCACCTAGATTCCCATGATAATTATTATTCAATTAATGAAAAATTCCACAGTAATACTTGGAATGTTGGGAGTACTATTGGATATAATTGGCAAGTCCAAGAAAAGTTAACTTTAATACCGAGTATTAGTTTAAATTACCTTTATACTGAAAACAGTTCCCATAATGCTAGCTATAATAAAATTGATCTGGTTAAATATGGTAAAGCGTCGAATTCGGCATTTTTAATACCAATGGATATGACAATTGATTATTCAATTTTCAAGGATCAGGATAATCAAATATCATTAAGAGCTAAAACAGGATATATAGTAAATTTAAGTCATAATGAATTTGATAGTGATATCACTATCAATGGAGTGAATGGATTAGCAAAAATGAGTGCCCATACCGCCAATCGCTCTAACAATCAATACAATCTAGGTCTTGGACTAACCTATCACTATAATCTTTTTGATTTTAATATTGACTATCAATATTATGGTGAAAGCAAGAAAAACTCAAACTATATTACCGCACTTGCTAAATTCGGTTTTTAA
- the lpxC gene encoding UDP-3-O-acyl-N-acetylglucosamine deacetylase, with protein MKQRTLKKTIQATGVGLHTGKKVTLTLRPAPENTGIIYRRTDLNPYVDFPVDAKSVRDTMLCTCLVNEDNVRISTVEHINSALAGLGIDNLIIEVNAPEIPIMDGSASPFVYLLLDAGITEQNALKRFLRVKETVRVENGDKWAELRPYNGFKLDFTIDFQHPAIDSSSQRYQLDFSSESFIRQISRARTFGFMRDIEALQSKGLCLGGSLDCAIVVDDYKVLNEDGLRFEDEFVRHKMLDTIGDLYMSGHNMIGEVVCYKSGHALNNQLLQALLAKQEAWEYVTFTEEQSVPLALGTQQLVLA; from the coding sequence GTGAAACAAAGAACATTAAAAAAGACAATACAAGCGACAGGTGTAGGTTTGCATACTGGCAAAAAAGTTACTTTGACCTTACGTCCCGCACCTGAAAATACAGGGATTATTTATCGTCGTACTGATTTAAATCCGTATGTAGATTTCCCTGTTGATGCTAAATCTGTGCGTGATACTATGCTTTGTACATGTCTAGTGAATGAAGATAATGTTCGCATTTCAACTGTTGAGCATATTAATTCAGCATTAGCCGGTCTTGGTATTGATAATCTTATTATTGAAGTTAATGCGCCAGAAATTCCAATTATGGATGGTAGTGCAAGTCCATTTGTTTATTTATTGCTTGATGCAGGTATTACCGAGCAAAATGCATTAAAAAGATTTTTGCGAGTTAAAGAAACCGTTCGAGTTGAAAATGGTGATAAGTGGGCTGAATTGAGACCGTATAATGGTTTCAAATTAGATTTTACTATCGATTTCCAACATCCGGCTATTGATAGTAGCTCACAGCGTTATCAATTAGATTTTTCTTCTGAATCTTTTATTCGCCAGATTAGCCGTGCTAGAACATTTGGTTTTATGCGTGATATTGAAGCGTTACAATCAAAAGGTTTGTGCTTAGGTGGTAGTTTGGATTGTGCTATTGTTGTTGATGACTACAAAGTACTTAATGAAGATGGTTTACGTTTTGAAGATGAGTTTGTTCGTCATAAAATGCTTGATACTATTGGTGATTTGTACATGAGCGGTCATAACATGATTGGTGAAGTTGTTTGTTATAAATCAGGCCATGCTTTAAATAACCAATTATTACAAGCATTATTGGCAAAACAAGAAGCATGGGAATACGTGACATTTACTGAAGAGCAAAGCGTTCCGCTTGCTTTAGGTACACAACAACTTGTTTTAGCATAA
- the ftsZ gene encoding cell division protein FtsZ codes for MFEPMVADDEPAAVIKVIGVGGGGGNAVEHMIAEHIEGVEFFAANTDAQALRRIKVGQTIQIGTNVTKGLGAGANPEVGRNSAEEDREVIRSAIEGADMVFIAAGMGGGTGTGAAPVVAEIAKELGILTVAVVTKPFGFEGKKRMAFAEQGIAELAKHVDSLITIPNDKLLKVLGRGVKLLDAFAAANGVLKGAVQGIAELITKPGHINVDFADVRTVMSEMGYAMMGSGCASGDNRAEEAAEMAISSPLLEDIDLSGARGVLVNVTAGLDLGLEEFETVGSTVRAFASDNATVVVGTTFDPDMSDEIRVTVVATGIGMDKRPEVKIAKPMTQNPLFGQTSNLGQQEERLAKVVNEQGISPLEENKILDIPAFIRKQAN; via the coding sequence ATGTTTGAGCCTATGGTTGCAGATGATGAACCAGCAGCAGTCATTAAAGTTATTGGTGTAGGTGGTGGCGGCGGTAACGCTGTCGAACATATGATTGCTGAACATATCGAAGGTGTAGAGTTTTTTGCGGCAAATACAGATGCACAAGCATTGCGAAGAATTAAGGTAGGTCAAACTATCCAAATCGGTACCAATGTTACTAAGGGACTTGGTGCTGGAGCTAATCCAGAAGTGGGTAGAAACTCTGCTGAGGAAGATCGTGAAGTAATTCGTAGTGCTATTGAAGGTGCTGACATGGTGTTTATCGCAGCTGGAATGGGTGGAGGCACTGGAACAGGTGCAGCGCCAGTAGTTGCCGAAATAGCTAAAGAGTTAGGTATTTTGACTGTAGCTGTTGTGACTAAACCTTTCGGTTTTGAAGGGAAAAAGCGCATGGCTTTTGCTGAGCAAGGTATAGCTGAATTAGCAAAACATGTTGATTCGCTTATTACTATACCAAATGATAAATTATTAAAAGTGTTAGGTCGTGGTGTTAAACTACTTGATGCTTTTGCCGCGGCTAATGGTGTGTTAAAAGGTGCGGTACAAGGTATTGCTGAACTGATTACTAAACCAGGTCATATCAACGTTGACTTTGCTGACGTTAGGACTGTGATGTCTGAAATGGGATATGCCATGATGGGTTCAGGCTGTGCTAGTGGTGATAATCGCGCTGAGGAAGCAGCTGAAATGGCAATTTCTAGTCCACTACTAGAAGATATTGATTTATCTGGTGCACGTGGTGTCCTTGTCAATGTAACAGCAGGTTTAGATCTTGGATTAGAAGAATTTGAAACAGTGGGTAGTACAGTTAGAGCTTTTGCTTCTGACAATGCGACTGTTGTAGTTGGTACAACTTTTGATCCAGACATGTCCGATGAAATTCGTGTTACAGTTGTAGCAACAGGTATTGGTATGGACAAACGTCCAGAAGTAAAAATAGCTAAACCAATGACCCAAAATCCGTTATTTGGTCAAACTAGTAACTTAGGACAACAAGAAGAGAGATTAGCTAAAGTTGTGAATGAACAAGGTATTTCTCCTCTTGAAGAAAATAAAATTTTAGATATTCCTGCTTTTATCCGTAAGCAGGCAAATTAG
- the ftsA gene encoding cell division protein FtsA, whose product MKATEKKLVVGLEVGTSKVLALVGEVLPDGIINIIGVGHCPSKGVDKGGVNDLESVVKSIQRAVDQAELMADCQISSVYLSLSGKHIRCQNEIGMVPIAEEEVTAEDVENVVHTAKSVRILDEHRILHVIAQEYSIDLQEGIKNPIGLSGVRMKAKVHLVTCHNDMARNIVKAVERCGLKVDQLIFSGLASSYAVLTDDEKELGVCVIDMGGGTMDVTVYTGGALRHSVVIPYAGNVVTSDIAYAFGAPPMDAENIKIRYGCAVGSLIGKDEVIDVPSVGGRPSRSLQRQTLADVIEPRYSELLSLVQKELLTLQDELKKQNVKYQLAAGIVLTGGAAQIKGMVECAERVFQNQVRIGQPLNISGLTDYVQKPYCSTAVGLLHYGKQSLLNDDSKDSDKSSLKGIAKRLTGWFKKEF is encoded by the coding sequence ATGAAAGCAACAGAAAAAAAATTGGTTGTTGGATTAGAAGTTGGTACCTCTAAAGTACTTGCTCTCGTTGGTGAAGTTCTTCCCGATGGTATTATTAATATTATCGGTGTAGGTCATTGCCCATCAAAAGGTGTTGATAAAGGTGGTGTTAACGATCTAGAGTCGGTAGTAAAATCAATCCAACGAGCAGTTGATCAAGCAGAGCTAATGGCTGACTGCCAGATATCTTCCGTTTATTTAAGCCTTTCAGGAAAACATATTCGTTGTCAAAATGAGATTGGTATGGTGCCAATAGCAGAAGAAGAAGTGACAGCAGAAGATGTTGAAAATGTTGTGCATACAGCGAAATCAGTTCGAATTTTAGATGAACACCGTATATTACATGTGATTGCCCAAGAGTATTCTATTGATTTACAGGAAGGGATTAAAAATCCAATTGGTTTATCCGGTGTACGAATGAAAGCAAAAGTACACTTAGTTACTTGCCATAACGATATGGCAAGAAATATTGTAAAAGCCGTTGAACGCTGTGGATTAAAAGTTGACCAACTTATTTTTTCTGGTTTAGCTTCTAGCTATGCTGTATTGACTGATGATGAAAAAGAACTTGGTGTCTGCGTCATTGATATGGGCGGAGGTACAATGGATGTGACTGTTTATACAGGTGGCGCATTACGACATTCCGTTGTTATACCTTATGCAGGAAATGTAGTTACTAGTGATATTGCTTATGCATTTGGTGCGCCGCCTATGGATGCTGAAAATATTAAAATCCGTTATGGGTGTGCCGTAGGTTCATTAATTGGTAAAGATGAAGTGATTGATGTGCCAAGTGTAGGTGGAAGACCATCACGTTCTTTGCAAAGACAAACTCTCGCTGATGTAATTGAGCCTCGATACTCAGAACTACTTTCATTAGTACAAAAAGAGTTGCTTACTTTACAAGATGAACTGAAGAAACAAAATGTCAAATATCAATTAGCCGCAGGGATTGTATTAACAGGTGGTGCAGCACAAATTAAGGGAATGGTTGAATGTGCTGAAAGAGTTTTTCAAAATCAAGTGCGTATAGGTCAACCTTTAAATATTTCGGGGTTAACTGATTATGTACAAAAACCTTATTGTTCAACGGCAGTAGGGTTATTGCATTATGGAAAACAAAGTTTATTAAATGATGATTCGAAAGATAGTGATAAATCATCATTAAAAGGGATAGCTAAACGTTTGACCGGTTGGTTTAAAAAAGAATTTTAG
- the yfbR gene encoding 5'-deoxynucleotidase, giving the protein MNGSHFFAHLSRLKLINRWPLMRNVRTENVSEHSLQVAFIAHALAIIKNKKFNGNVNPERIALLAMYHDVSEVITGDLPTPTKYYNPQITVEYKKIEKIAQHKLINMLPEELRDDFKLLIDDDYYDEAEKSIVKQADALCAYLKTIEELSAGNNEFRLAEQRLKKTLSERNSSEMDYFLEVFVPSFKLSLDEITMDN; this is encoded by the coding sequence ATGAACGGCAGCCATTTTTTTGCTCACTTATCACGATTAAAATTAATTAATCGTTGGCCATTAATGCGTAATGTAAGAACTGAAAATGTATCTGAACATAGTTTGCAAGTTGCCTTTATCGCGCATGCCTTAGCGATTATCAAAAATAAAAAATTTAATGGCAATGTTAATCCAGAACGAATTGCATTATTAGCTATGTATCATGATGTTTCTGAAGTGATAACAGGGGATTTACCAACACCAACAAAATATTACAACCCACAAATTACAGTTGAATATAAAAAGATTGAAAAAATAGCACAACATAAACTTATTAATATGCTTCCTGAAGAGTTACGGGATGATTTTAAATTATTGATCGATGATGACTATTACGATGAAGCAGAAAAAAGTATAGTAAAACAAGCTGATGCCTTATGTGCGTATTTAAAGACGATTGAGGAACTGAGTGCTGGTAATAACGAATTTAGATTAGCTGAACAGCGTTTAAAAAAGACCTTATCAGAACGTAATAGTTCTGAAATGGACTATTTTTTAGAAGTGTTTGTTCCTAGTTTCAAATTATCTTTAGATGAGATCACCATGGATAATTAA
- a CDS encoding FtsQ-type POTRA domain-containing protein codes for MKQVRQAAHRRDETRRKLLIFRSKEQLIGFLFFITIILISAWIVQSVKNWMDDPEQMVLSQLTLSGEHIFTTEDDLREAILGLGLPNTYVGQDVVDIQQEIMRFPWVKQASVRKQWPDRLIVYVEDYKPAYYWNDLFFLDEEGNVFSVPSDRITDLKLSRLYGPEGKAKSVLENYSKLENLSKKLANNQFALQINATISDERNSVQLMVTRCIAGVCDENQEIKLVLGNKHIEERYEQFIKLFPEIQLRTPVDERITVADLRYENGISVQTEKIAQ; via the coding sequence ATGAAACAAGTTAGACAAGCAGCACATAGAAGAGATGAAACTAGAAGAAAGCTGCTTATTTTTCGTAGTAAGGAACAATTGATAGGATTTTTGTTCTTTATTACGATTATTCTAATAAGTGCTTGGATTGTACAAAGTGTTAAAAACTGGATGGATGATCCCGAACAAATGGTACTGTCACAGTTAACATTAAGTGGTGAACACATTTTTACAACAGAAGATGATCTTCGGGAAGCCATTTTAGGATTAGGATTGCCTAATACTTATGTTGGGCAAGATGTTGTTGATATTCAGCAAGAAATAATGAGATTTCCATGGGTTAAGCAAGCAAGTGTGCGAAAACAGTGGCCAGATAGGTTAATTGTTTATGTAGAAGACTATAAGCCAGCATATTATTGGAATGACTTGTTTTTTCTTGATGAAGAAGGGAATGTTTTTAGTGTGCCATCGGATCGGATTACTGATTTAAAGTTATCAAGGCTTTATGGTCCTGAAGGTAAAGCTAAATCAGTACTTGAAAATTATTCTAAATTAGAAAATCTTTCTAAAAAATTAGCTAATAATCAGTTTGCATTACAGATTAACGCTACAATATCAGATGAGCGTAATTCTGTACAACTGATGGTAACACGATGTATAGCTGGTGTATGCGATGAAAATCAGGAAATAAAATTAGTGTTGGGAAATAAACACATTGAAGAACGTTATGAACAATTTATTAAATTGTTTCCTGAAATTCAGTTAAGAACACCGGTTGATGAAAGAATAACGGTCGCTGATTTACGTTATGAAAATGGTATTTCAGTACAAACAGAGAAAATAGCGCAGTAA
- a CDS encoding D-alanine--D-alanine ligase, with amino-acid sequence MVDKVAILYGGTSAEREVSLKSGNAVLNGLLANGIDAHLVDTKDHSITNLKQEGYTKAFVILHGRGGEDGIVQAILTYQNIPYTGSDVLASALTMDKLKTKLVWKSLGLPVADYVMVEKTQSFDIDAIVKQLGLPLFVKPSHEGSSVGMTRVNQASELKAALEVAFKYDSVVMVESFLAGPEFTVAIVGDEVLPSIYIKPSTQFYDYDAKYLSDTTQYFCPSGLSDEKEQEIRKLALDAYKAVGCRGWGRVDIMFDDNQKPYLLEVNTAPGMTDHSLVPMAAKQHGWSFNQLVSQILQLAAV; translated from the coding sequence ATGGTTGATAAAGTTGCCATATTATATGGTGGTACCTCTGCAGAGCGAGAAGTATCGCTTAAATCAGGTAATGCGGTATTAAATGGTCTATTAGCAAATGGTATTGATGCACATCTTGTTGATACTAAAGATCACTCTATTACTAATTTAAAACAAGAAGGATACACAAAGGCTTTTGTTATTTTGCATGGGCGTGGTGGTGAAGATGGTATTGTTCAGGCAATACTGACTTATCAAAATATTCCTTATACTGGTAGTGACGTATTGGCTTCAGCATTAACGATGGATAAATTAAAAACCAAATTAGTTTGGAAATCATTAGGATTACCTGTCGCTGATTATGTAATGGTGGAAAAAACACAATCATTTGATATTGACGCTATTGTTAAACAATTGGGCTTACCATTGTTTGTCAAACCAAGTCATGAAGGTTCTAGTGTAGGTATGACTAGGGTTAATCAGGCATCGGAATTAAAAGCTGCCCTTGAGGTTGCTTTTAAATATGATAGTGTTGTGATGGTTGAATCATTTTTAGCAGGGCCGGAATTTACAGTAGCAATAGTCGGAGATGAAGTTTTACCTTCAATTTACATTAAGCCATCTACCCAATTTTATGATTATGATGCAAAGTATTTATCAGACACAACTCAATACTTTTGTCCAAGTGGATTATCCGATGAAAAAGAACAAGAGATTCGTAAATTAGCTTTAGATGCTTATAAAGCTGTCGGTTGCAGAGGTTGGGGGCGAGTCGATATTATGTTTGATGATAATCAAAAACCATATTTACTTGAAGTTAATACTGCTCCGGGCATGACGGATCATAGCTTAGTGCCAATGGCAGCTAAACAACATGGTTGGTCATTTAATCAACTAGTTAGCCAAATATTACAACTAGCAGCAGTTTAA
- a CDS encoding response regulator, translating to MIEVLIVEDDPMVAELNKKYLQMISGFNLIANVNNGEQALHFIHDNHIDLILLDVFMPKLNGLELLQHIRISYPQIDIIMVTAACNTGDIQTALRLGVIDYIVKPFTFERLRTALISYQERIRLLSSSKILNQHQLDDRIFAKPTIHYKNLPKGIDSQTLKKVREVIISYNNEFSMSDIVELITLSRISLKKYLDYLEELGELESYLTYLSIGRPVKRYIYQK from the coding sequence ATGATAGAAGTTTTAATAGTTGAAGATGATCCTATGGTTGCTGAATTAAACAAAAAATATTTACAAATGATCTCAGGTTTCAATTTAATTGCCAATGTCAATAATGGAGAACAAGCATTACATTTTATCCATGATAACCATATTGATCTTATTTTACTTGATGTCTTTATGCCAAAATTAAATGGTCTTGAACTTTTACAACATATACGTATTAGTTATCCACAAATCGATATAATTATGGTTACAGCCGCATGTAATACTGGCGATATCCAAACAGCATTACGGTTAGGTGTAATTGATTACATTGTTAAACCTTTTACTTTTGAACGATTAAGAACAGCATTAATTTCATACCAAGAACGAATTCGTTTATTATCATCATCAAAAATACTTAATCAACATCAGCTAGACGATCGTATTTTTGCAAAACCAACTATTCATTATAAAAATCTACCTAAAGGTATCGATAGCCAAACATTAAAAAAGGTTAGAGAGGTAATCATTAGCTATAATAATGAATTCTCAATGAGTGATATTGTTGAATTAATTACTTTATCAAGAATATCATTAAAAAAATATCTTGATTATTTGGAAGAACTAGGCGAACTTGAAAGTTATTTAACTTATTTATCAATTGGCCGACCTGTAAAACGTTATATCTATCAAAAGTAA